A window of the Miscanthus floridulus cultivar M001 chromosome 14, ASM1932011v1, whole genome shotgun sequence genome harbors these coding sequences:
- the LOC136503110 gene encoding uncharacterized mitochondrial protein AtMg00810-like — protein sequence MGPIQHFLGINIRHTKDGFFLSQSAYAKDLLEHAGMANYNPIATHVDTKLKASAADGKLIDDATTYRSITGALQYLTITRPDIAYAMQQVCLHMHAPRDMHQTMMKCILRYVKGTTSLGIQLRAAPSPTITAYSDTDWAGCLDMRCSALGFCVFLGNSLILWSSKRQTTVSRASVEAEYHAIANAVSECSWLRHLLGELLYKVPSVTVAFCDNISSVYMSRNPIHHRRTKHIELDIHFIWEKVAIGELHVPHVPSARQLADVFTKGLPSVLFFDFRDSLSVTAPDIETAGGGVM from the coding sequence ATGGGGCCAATTCAACATTTCCTCGGCATCAACATTCGACATACCAAAGATGGCTTCTTCCTCTCCCAGTCGGCATATGCCAAGGATCTCTTGGAGCACGCTGGCATGGCCAACTACAACCCCATCGCCACGCATGTGGACACCAAGCTGAAAGCATCTGCTGCTGACGGCAAGCTCATCGACGACGCCACCACTTACCGAAGCATCACTGGCGCACTGCAATATCTGACGATCACACGTCCAGACATTGCATACGCTATGCAGCAAGTGTGCTTACACATGCACGCACCAAGGGACATGCACCAAACGATGATGAAATGCATCCTCCGATATGTCAAAGGGACGACGAGCCTCGGCATCCAACTGCGCGCCGCTCCTTCACCGACGATCACCGCCTACAGCGACACCGACTGGGCCGGTTGTCTAGACATGCGATGTTCGGCTTTAGGGTTTTGCGTCTTCCTTGGCAATTCACTCATCTTGTGGTCATCCAAGCGACAAACCACGGTGTCAAGGGCGAGCGTCGAGGCTGAGTACCATGCCATTGCTAATGCCGTCTCTGAGTGCTCTTGGCTTCGACATCTTCTTGGCGAGCTCCTCTATAAGGTTCCCTCGGTGACTGTGGCCTTCTGCGACAACATATCTTCAGTTTACATGTCCAGGAACCCTATCCACCACCGGCgaaccaagcacattgagcttGACATCCACTTCATTTGGGAAAAAGTGGCCATTGGAGAGCTTCACGTCCCGCACGTTCCCAGTGCGCGCCAACTCGCTGATGTGTTCACCAAAGGGTTGCCTTCGGTGTTGTTCTTTGACTTCAGAGACAGCCTCTCTGTCACAGCGCCCGACATCGAGACTGCGGGGGGGggggtgatgtag